One part of the Streptomyces lienomycini genome encodes these proteins:
- a CDS encoding TIGR03086 family metal-binding protein gives MTADTTTLDLGPQTRILARLADGVCEDRLTDPTPCPDLAVRNLLGHLTGLAVAFRDAARKDLGPTTDTSPEASMPDIGPNWRQELAAALAALAEAWREPDAWTGATRAGGIDLPGAVAGAVVADELVIHGWDLARATGQEYAPDAAAVRAAYGLLAAAADESDRGQGMFGPVVAVPADAPLLERALGLSGRDPGWSRTA, from the coding sequence ATGACCGCCGACACCACCACCCTCGACCTCGGTCCGCAGACGCGGATCCTGGCCCGTCTCGCCGACGGCGTGTGCGAGGACCGGCTCACGGACCCGACGCCCTGCCCCGACCTGGCGGTGCGCAACCTGCTCGGCCACCTCACCGGCCTCGCCGTCGCCTTCCGCGACGCCGCCCGCAAGGACCTGGGGCCCACCACCGACACCAGCCCCGAGGCGTCCATGCCGGACATCGGGCCGAACTGGCGCCAGGAACTCGCCGCCGCGCTCGCCGCACTCGCCGAGGCGTGGCGCGAGCCCGACGCCTGGACCGGCGCGACCCGGGCCGGCGGCATCGACCTGCCCGGCGCGGTCGCGGGCGCCGTCGTCGCCGACGAACTGGTGATCCACGGCTGGGACCTCGCCCGCGCCACCGGCCAGGAGTACGCCCCCGACGCGGCCGCGGTCCGGGCGGCGTACGGGCTGCTCGCCGCCGCCGCGGACGAGTCCGACCGGGGCCAGGGCATGTTCGGGCCGGTCGTCGCCGTGCCCGCCGACGCGCCGCTGCTGGAGCGCGCGCTGGGGCTGAGCGGACGCGACCCGGGCTGGTCCCGCACCGCCTGA
- a CDS encoding MFS transporter → MTKAHRKNPAGPEARRPLVRVLRDRDAALYLAGVVVSGFGTSALWLASGVWVKDLTGSDGLAALCVLAMWTPTLAGPLLGTVADRVRRKPLLITASLLMACLLLTLFAVDSRDSLWLLFAVLFVYGAAGVVHDAAESALVAAAVDPDLLGDFNGLRTTANEGMKLVAPLAGAGLYAAYGGPSVALLDAATFVLATGVYAALRVREAPPRRPMANWRRQTAEGARHLWGHPGLRPLVLAGGITMLCAGVNGAAVYAVVDALGHSPAYAGTLYAVQGAGSVAVGLLAGPAVRRLGGRRFAATGITLLAVAVAARAVPSDALALASSAAIGAGLPTVLIAALTAVQHETPGPILGRVAATADSLVLAPNVLGLAAGAALVETVSPWLLLPAVGAVLLATATALRSP, encoded by the coding sequence ATGACGAAGGCACACAGGAAGAACCCCGCGGGACCGGAAGCACGCCGGCCCCTCGTCCGCGTCCTGCGCGACCGCGACGCGGCCCTGTATCTCGCCGGGGTGGTGGTGTCCGGTTTCGGCACCTCGGCGCTGTGGCTGGCCTCCGGGGTGTGGGTGAAGGACCTCACCGGCTCGGACGGGCTCGCGGCGCTGTGCGTGCTCGCGATGTGGACGCCGACGCTCGCGGGCCCGCTCCTGGGCACCGTGGCGGACCGCGTCCGCCGCAAGCCGCTGCTGATCACCGCGAGCCTGCTGATGGCCTGCCTGCTGCTCACGCTCTTCGCCGTCGACTCGCGGGACTCGCTGTGGCTGCTCTTCGCGGTGCTCTTCGTGTACGGCGCGGCGGGCGTCGTCCACGACGCGGCCGAGTCGGCGCTGGTGGCGGCCGCCGTCGATCCGGACCTGCTCGGCGACTTCAACGGCCTGCGCACGACGGCCAACGAGGGCATGAAACTCGTGGCGCCGCTGGCCGGTGCGGGCCTGTACGCGGCGTACGGCGGACCGAGCGTGGCGCTGCTGGACGCGGCGACGTTCGTGCTGGCCACCGGCGTGTACGCCGCCCTGCGGGTGCGTGAGGCACCCCCGCGCCGTCCCATGGCGAACTGGCGGCGGCAGACGGCCGAGGGCGCCCGGCACCTGTGGGGCCACCCCGGGCTGCGCCCGCTCGTCCTGGCGGGCGGCATCACGATGCTCTGCGCGGGCGTCAACGGCGCCGCGGTCTACGCCGTCGTCGACGCCCTCGGCCACTCCCCCGCGTACGCCGGCACGCTGTACGCCGTCCAGGGCGCCGGCTCGGTGGCGGTGGGCCTGCTCGCCGGACCGGCCGTGCGACGCCTGGGCGGACGCCGTTTCGCAGCCACCGGGATCACTCTGCTCGCGGTGGCGGTGGCAGCGCGAGCAGTCCCGTCCGACGCGCTGGCCCTGGCCTCGAGCGCGGCGATCGGCGCGGGCCTGCCCACGGTGCTGATCGCCGCCCTGACCGCCGTCCAGCACGAGACGCCCGGGCCGATCCTGGGCCGGGTCGCGGCGACGGCCGACTCCCTGGTCCTCGCCCCGAACGTCCTCGGCCTGGCCGCGGGGGCGGCCCTGGTCGAGACGGTGAGCCCGTGGCTGCTGCTGCCGGCCGTGGGCGCGGTCCTGCTGGCCACGGCGACGGCGCTGCGGTCGCCGTAG
- a CDS encoding 5-dehydro-4-deoxyglucarate dehydratase: protein MTSAPLAARLTAPSGPLFFPVTAYGPDGGLDLDVYRTHVRRGVEAGAAAVFACCGTGEFHALTPEEFAACVRAAVEETAGRVPVLAGAGYGTALAVRYARLAEDAGADGLLAMPPYLVHAGQEGLVRHYREVAAATPLPVIVYQRDNAVFTPSSVVELARTDGVVGLKDGLGDLDLMQRIVSAVRTELPGEEFLYFNGLPTAEQTQLAYRALGVPLYSSAVFCFAPEIAVAFHRALREGDDTTVHRLLDGFYRPFVDLRDQGRGYAVALVKAGVRLRGLDVGEVRTPLREPPEEHVKQLARIIERGQELLGEGAGR, encoded by the coding sequence GTGACCTCAGCCCCTCTCGCCGCCCGGCTCACCGCGCCCAGCGGGCCGCTGTTCTTCCCCGTCACGGCGTACGGACCCGACGGCGGACTCGACCTCGACGTCTACCGCACCCATGTGCGTCGCGGGGTCGAGGCGGGTGCCGCCGCCGTGTTCGCCTGCTGCGGCACCGGCGAGTTCCACGCCCTGACGCCAGAGGAGTTCGCGGCCTGTGTCCGCGCGGCCGTGGAGGAGACCGCGGGCCGGGTGCCCGTCCTCGCGGGCGCGGGCTACGGCACCGCCCTCGCGGTGCGCTACGCCCGCCTCGCCGAGGACGCCGGCGCCGACGGGCTGCTCGCCATGCCGCCCTACCTGGTGCACGCCGGGCAGGAGGGACTGGTGCGGCACTACCGGGAGGTGGCCGCCGCGACGCCGCTGCCCGTCATCGTCTACCAGCGCGACAACGCCGTGTTCACCCCGTCGAGCGTCGTGGAACTCGCCCGCACGGACGGCGTCGTCGGCCTCAAGGACGGGCTCGGCGACCTCGACCTGATGCAGCGGATCGTCAGCGCGGTGCGCACGGAGCTGCCCGGCGAGGAGTTCCTGTACTTCAACGGACTGCCGACCGCCGAACAGACCCAGCTCGCCTACCGCGCGCTGGGCGTCCCCCTGTACTCCTCCGCCGTGTTCTGCTTCGCCCCCGAGATCGCCGTCGCCTTCCACCGGGCGCTGCGCGAGGGCGACGACACCACCGTCCACCGCCTGCTGGACGGTTTCTACCGGCCGTTCGTCGACCTGCGCGACCAGGGCCGGGGGTACGCCGTCGCCCTGGTCAAGGCGGGCGTACGGCTGCGCGGCCTGGACGTGGGGGAGGTGCGGACGCCGCTGCGGGAGCCGCCCGAGGAGCATGTGAAGCAGCTCGCCCGGATCATCGAGCGGGGTCAGGAGCTGCTTGGGGAAGGGGCCGGCCGGTGA
- a CDS encoding NAD-dependent epimerase/dehydratase family protein, with amino-acid sequence MPAPRTVLLTGAAGGLGTLMRELLPEHGYRLRLLDLRPVEGEPEAVVADLADRDALREAVRGVDAIIHLAGISLEAPFEKILAANIEGTYNLYEAAREEGVRRIVFASSNHAVGYTPRPRGDDPLIPIDTPRRPDTFYGLSKCFGEDLAQLYWDKHGIETVSVRIGSCFPEPTSVRMLSVWMSPADGARLFHAALTAENVGHTVVHGSSANTRLWWDLTSARALGYEPRDDSEPYADKLLAEQGDLDPDDPAHARLGGHFVTDPPIWPY; translated from the coding sequence ATGCCCGCTCCCCGCACCGTCCTGCTCACCGGCGCCGCCGGCGGCCTCGGCACCCTGATGCGGGAACTGCTCCCCGAACACGGCTACCGGCTGCGCCTGCTCGACCTGCGTCCGGTCGAGGGCGAGCCTGAGGCGGTCGTCGCCGACCTCGCCGACCGGGACGCCCTGCGCGAGGCGGTCCGGGGCGTCGACGCGATCATCCACCTCGCGGGCATCTCCCTGGAAGCCCCCTTCGAGAAGATCCTCGCGGCCAACATCGAGGGCACGTACAACCTGTACGAGGCCGCCCGCGAGGAGGGCGTGCGCCGCATCGTCTTCGCCTCCTCCAACCACGCCGTCGGCTACACCCCGCGCCCGCGCGGCGACGACCCCCTCATCCCGATCGACACGCCCCGCCGCCCGGACACCTTCTACGGCCTGTCCAAGTGCTTCGGCGAGGACCTGGCCCAGCTCTACTGGGACAAGCACGGCATCGAGACCGTCTCCGTCCGCATCGGCTCCTGCTTCCCCGAGCCGACCAGCGTGCGCATGCTGTCGGTGTGGATGAGCCCCGCCGACGGCGCCCGCCTCTTCCACGCGGCCCTGACCGCCGAGAACGTCGGGCACACCGTCGTCCACGGCTCCTCCGCCAACACCCGCCTGTGGTGGGACCTCACCTCCGCGCGGGCGCTCGGTTACGAGCCGCGGGACGACTCCGAGCCGTACGCCGACAAGCTCCTCGCCGAGCAGGGCGACCTCGACCCGGACGACCCCGCGCACGCCCGCCTGGGCGGCCACTTCGTGACCGACCCCCCGATCTGGCCGTACTGA
- a CDS encoding DeoR/GlpR family DNA-binding transcription regulator → MGMRTAEERQREIVRVARASGSVDVTALAAELGVAKETVRRDLRALEDHGLVRRTHGGAYPVESAGFETTLAFRATSHVPEKRRIASAAVELLGDAETVFVDEGFTPQLIAEALPRDRPLTVVTASLPVAGALAEAGDTSVLLLGGRVRSGTLATVDHWTTKMLAGFVVDLAYIGANGISREHGLTTPDPAVSEVKAQAIRAARRTVFAGAHTKFGAVSFCRFAEVGALEAIVTSTLLPTAEAHRYSLLGPQVIRV, encoded by the coding sequence ATGGGCATGCGGACGGCGGAGGAACGCCAGCGCGAGATCGTGCGGGTCGCCCGCGCCAGCGGCTCGGTCGACGTCACCGCGCTCGCCGCCGAACTGGGCGTCGCCAAGGAGACCGTACGACGGGACCTGCGCGCCCTGGAGGACCACGGTCTGGTCCGCCGCACCCACGGCGGCGCCTACCCGGTGGAGAGCGCCGGGTTCGAGACCACGCTCGCCTTCCGCGCCACCAGCCACGTCCCCGAGAAGCGAAGGATCGCCTCCGCCGCGGTCGAGTTGCTCGGCGACGCGGAGACGGTCTTCGTCGACGAGGGCTTCACCCCCCAGCTCATCGCCGAGGCGCTGCCCCGGGACCGTCCGCTGACCGTCGTCACCGCGTCCCTGCCCGTCGCCGGCGCCCTGGCCGAGGCCGGCGACACCTCCGTCCTGCTGCTCGGCGGCCGGGTCCGCTCGGGCACCCTGGCCACCGTCGACCACTGGACGACGAAGATGCTGGCCGGCTTCGTCGTCGACCTGGCCTACATCGGCGCCAACGGCATCTCCCGCGAGCACGGCCTCACCACGCCCGACCCCGCGGTCAGCGAGGTCAAGGCGCAGGCGATACGGGCCGCCCGCCGCACGGTGTTCGCCGGCGCGCACACCAAGTTCGGGGCGGTGAGCTTCTGCCGGTTCGCGGAGGTCGGCGCCCTGGAGGCCATCGTCACCAGCACCCTGCTGCCCACGGCGGAGGCCCACCGCTACTCGCTGCTCGGGCCGCAGGTCATCCGCGTCTGA
- a CDS encoding ABC transporter substrate-binding protein: MRTQSRRRPRATLAMAAAGTLLAPLLTGCWVGAGGAGSGGNAINVLMVNNPQMVELQKLTADHFTEETGIKVNFTVLPENDVRDKISQDFANQAGQYDVATLSNYEIPIYARNDWLHAMDSYVAEDPGYDEQDILGPMRESLTGDDGKLYGQPFYGESSFLMYRKDLFAKAGITMPEHPTWTQVASFAEKLDGSQPGMKGICLRGLPGWGEIMAPLTTVVNTFGGTWFDQDWQARLDSPEWEKATKFYVDLVREHGESGAAQSGFAECLNNMTQGKVAMWYDATSAAGSLDAADSPVKGTVGYAPAPVEKTDSSGWLYTWAWGIQKASRNSDKAWKFVSWASSKEYEQLVGDEFGWSNVPAGKRASTYENPDYVKEAAAFQEMTRKAIEGAKPKDPGVQPRPAPGIQFVGIPEFTDLGTKVSQEISAAIAGRQSVEEALKKSQQLAEKISEEYEGR, translated from the coding sequence ATGCGAACCCAGAGCCGACGGAGGCCGCGAGCCACGCTCGCCATGGCCGCCGCAGGGACGCTGCTCGCCCCGCTGCTCACCGGCTGCTGGGTCGGGGCGGGCGGCGCCGGATCCGGCGGCAACGCCATCAACGTCCTCATGGTCAACAACCCGCAGATGGTCGAGTTGCAGAAGCTCACCGCCGACCACTTCACCGAAGAGACCGGCATCAAGGTGAACTTCACCGTCCTGCCGGAGAACGACGTCCGCGACAAGATCAGCCAGGACTTCGCCAACCAGGCCGGCCAGTACGACGTGGCGACCCTCTCCAACTACGAGATACCGATCTACGCCCGCAACGACTGGCTGCACGCGATGGACTCCTACGTCGCCGAGGACCCGGGCTACGACGAGCAGGACATCCTGGGCCCGATGCGCGAGTCGCTCACCGGCGACGACGGCAAGCTCTACGGCCAGCCCTTCTACGGCGAGTCGTCCTTCCTCATGTACCGCAAGGACCTGTTCGCCAAGGCGGGCATCACCATGCCCGAGCATCCCACCTGGACCCAGGTGGCCTCCTTCGCCGAGAAGCTCGACGGGTCCCAGCCCGGCATGAAGGGCATCTGCCTGCGCGGACTGCCCGGCTGGGGCGAGATCATGGCGCCCCTGACGACGGTCGTGAACACCTTCGGCGGCACCTGGTTCGACCAGGACTGGCAGGCCCGGCTCGACTCCCCCGAGTGGGAGAAGGCGACGAAGTTCTATGTCGACCTCGTCCGCGAGCACGGCGAGTCCGGCGCCGCCCAGTCCGGCTTCGCCGAGTGCCTGAACAACATGACCCAGGGCAAGGTCGCCATGTGGTACGACGCCACCTCCGCGGCCGGCTCCCTGGACGCCGCCGACTCCCCGGTCAAGGGCACGGTCGGCTACGCGCCCGCCCCCGTGGAGAAGACGGACTCCTCCGGCTGGCTCTACACCTGGGCCTGGGGCATCCAGAAGGCCTCCCGCAACTCCGACAAGGCGTGGAAGTTCGTCTCCTGGGCGTCCAGCAAGGAGTACGAGCAGCTGGTCGGCGACGAGTTCGGCTGGTCCAACGTCCCGGCCGGCAAGCGCGCCTCGACGTACGAGAACCCGGACTACGTCAAGGAGGCCGCCGCCTTCCAGGAGATGACCAGGAAGGCCATCGAGGGCGCGAAGCCCAAGGACCCGGGGGTGCAGCCCCGCCCGGCACCCGGCATCCAGTTCGTCGGCATCCCCGAGTTCACCGACCTCGGCACCAAGGTCTCCCAGGAGATCAGCGCGGCCATCGCCGGACGCCAGTCCGTCGAGGAGGCCCTGAAGAAGTCCCAGCAGCTCGCCGAGAAGATCTCCGAGGAGTACGAGGGACGATGA
- a CDS encoding carbohydrate ABC transporter permease has protein sequence MTATTTAPSAAPDHTRPTVRPPSNRLRAWATRAPLLPALVFMIVVTQLPFVATLVISFFDWNALYPDARSFAGFANYGDVLGDAALRKSVWTTILLTVAVVLASLVLGLALALLLDRRFKGRGVVRTLLIAPFLVVPVAAALLWKHVLYNPEYGLLNGLLHYVGGPQPDWISDTPLLAVEASLVWQWTPFMMLILLAGLQSRDQQQIEAARVDGASDWQIFVHLTLPHLRRYLELGALLGSIYIVQNFDAVFTITSGGLGTANLPYTVYQSFYQAHENGLASAAGVLVVIGSIIIATFALRVVSSLFREEVGRA, from the coding sequence ATGACCGCCACGACCACGGCCCCCTCGGCCGCACCCGACCACACCCGCCCCACCGTCCGCCCGCCGTCCAACCGGCTGCGCGCCTGGGCCACCCGCGCCCCGCTCCTCCCCGCCCTGGTCTTCATGATCGTGGTCACCCAGCTGCCCTTCGTGGCGACGCTGGTGATCTCCTTCTTCGACTGGAACGCCCTCTACCCGGACGCCCGCAGCTTCGCCGGCTTCGCCAACTACGGCGACGTCCTCGGCGACGCCGCCCTGCGCAAGTCGGTGTGGACGACCATCCTGCTGACGGTCGCGGTCGTCCTGGCCAGCCTGGTCCTCGGCCTCGCCCTCGCCCTGCTCCTCGACCGGAGGTTCAAGGGGCGCGGCGTGGTCCGCACTCTCCTCATCGCCCCGTTCCTGGTGGTCCCGGTGGCGGCGGCGCTGCTCTGGAAGCACGTCCTCTACAACCCCGAGTACGGCCTGCTCAACGGCCTGCTGCACTACGTCGGCGGCCCCCAGCCGGACTGGATCTCGGACACCCCGCTGCTCGCGGTCGAAGCCTCACTGGTGTGGCAGTGGACGCCGTTCATGATGCTCATCCTGCTGGCCGGCCTGCAGAGCCGGGACCAGCAGCAGATCGAGGCCGCCCGGGTGGACGGCGCGAGCGACTGGCAGATCTTCGTCCACCTCACCCTGCCCCACCTGCGCCGCTACCTCGAACTCGGCGCCCTGCTCGGCTCGATCTACATCGTCCAGAACTTCGACGCCGTCTTCACCATCACCTCGGGCGGGCTGGGCACCGCCAACCTGCCCTACACCGTCTACCAGAGCTTCTACCAGGCCCACGAGAACGGCCTCGCCTCGGCCGCGGGCGTCCTGGTCGTCATCGGCTCGATCATCATCGCGACCTTCGCGCTGCGCGTGGTGTCGTCCCTGTTCCGCGAGGAGGTCGGCCGCGCATGA
- a CDS encoding carbohydrate ABC transporter permease: protein MSATAVRPVVTDTKPARTRRKAGAGLGLVAWLVGIVFFLPIAWMALTSFHSEADAATNPPSFAASLTLDGYREFFGAGGGASPWPALINSAVASIASTLFVLVLALPAAYALSIRPVKKWTDVLFFFLSTKMLPVVAGLLPIYLFAKNTDMLDNIWLLVILYTSMNLPIAVWMMQSFLAEVPVAIIEAARVDGARLPTVLTRVVAPIALPGIAATSLICFIFSWNELLFARVLTGVVAETAPVFLTGFITSQGLFLAKVCAASLVISLPVLAAGFAAQDKLVQGLSLGAVK, encoded by the coding sequence ATGAGCGCCACCGCCGTACGCCCCGTCGTCACCGACACCAAGCCCGCACGGACCCGCCGCAAGGCCGGCGCCGGTCTGGGCCTGGTGGCCTGGCTGGTCGGCATCGTCTTCTTCCTGCCCATCGCGTGGATGGCGCTGACCTCCTTCCACTCGGAGGCGGACGCGGCCACCAACCCGCCGTCCTTCGCGGCGTCGCTGACCCTGGACGGCTACCGCGAGTTCTTCGGCGCGGGCGGCGGCGCCAGCCCCTGGCCCGCCCTGATCAACTCGGCGGTGGCGTCGATCGCCTCGACCCTCTTCGTCCTGGTCCTGGCCCTGCCCGCCGCGTACGCCCTCTCCATCCGCCCGGTGAAGAAGTGGACGGACGTCCTGTTCTTCTTCCTGTCCACCAAGATGCTGCCGGTGGTGGCGGGCCTGCTGCCGATCTACCTGTTCGCGAAGAACACCGACATGCTGGACAACATCTGGCTGCTGGTCATCCTCTACACCTCCATGAACCTGCCGATCGCGGTCTGGATGATGCAGTCCTTCCTGGCCGAGGTCCCCGTCGCGATCATCGAGGCGGCCCGGGTGGACGGCGCGAGACTGCCCACCGTCCTGACCCGCGTGGTGGCCCCGATCGCCCTGCCCGGCATCGCCGCCACCTCACTGATCTGCTTCATCTTCAGCTGGAACGAACTGCTGTTCGCCCGGGTGCTGACGGGCGTGGTCGCCGAGACCGCCCCCGTCTTCCTGACCGGCTTCATCACCAGCCAGGGCCTCTTCCTGGCCAAGGTGTGCGCCGCGTCGCTCGTCATCTCCCTGCCGGTGCTCGCCGCGGGGTTCGCCGCCCAGGACAAACTGGTCCAGGGCCTGTCGTTGGGAGCCGTGAAATGA
- a CDS encoding zinc-dependent alcohol dehydrogenase family protein: MKAAVIESVGRAVVTEVPDPTPGPREVVVEVAACGLCGTDLHILQGEFAPKLPIVPGHEFAGAVVGVGAQVTEVAVGDQVAVDPSLYCYECRYCRTGHNNLCERWAAIGVTTAGGAAQYAVAPVANCVKLPEHVRTQDAALIEPLSCAVRGYDVLQSRLGAHVLIYGSGTMGLMMLELAKRTGAASVDMVDLNPARLETARGLGVSASAATPDELDRPQGWDLVIDATGNAAAIQDGLDRVAKAGTFLQFGVADYATRVQIDPYRIYNQEITITGSMAVLHSYERAAELFANGVLDPDVFISDRIALDRYPQALEQFAAGVGRKIVVVP; the protein is encoded by the coding sequence ATGAAGGCCGCCGTCATCGAGTCCGTGGGCCGCGCCGTCGTCACCGAGGTCCCGGACCCGACGCCGGGTCCCCGCGAGGTCGTCGTCGAGGTCGCCGCCTGCGGCCTGTGCGGCACCGACCTGCACATCCTCCAGGGCGAGTTCGCGCCCAAGCTGCCGATCGTGCCGGGCCACGAGTTCGCGGGCGCGGTGGTCGGCGTCGGCGCCCAGGTCACGGAGGTGGCGGTCGGCGACCAGGTCGCGGTGGACCCCTCCCTGTACTGCTACGAGTGCCGCTACTGCCGCACCGGCCACAACAACCTCTGCGAACGCTGGGCGGCCATCGGCGTCACGACGGCGGGCGGCGCGGCCCAGTACGCGGTCGCACCGGTCGCGAACTGCGTGAAGCTCCCCGAGCACGTCCGCACCCAGGACGCGGCCCTGATCGAACCGCTCTCCTGCGCCGTCCGCGGCTACGACGTTCTCCAGTCCCGCCTCGGCGCGCACGTCCTCATCTACGGCTCCGGCACGATGGGCCTGATGATGCTGGAACTGGCCAAGCGGACCGGCGCGGCCAGCGTCGACATGGTCGACCTCAACCCGGCCCGCCTGGAGACGGCCCGCGGCCTCGGCGTCTCGGCGTCGGCCGCGACCCCGGACGAGCTGGACCGCCCCCAGGGCTGGGACCTGGTCATCGACGCCACCGGCAACGCGGCGGCGATCCAGGACGGCCTGGACCGGGTCGCCAAGGCCGGCACGTTCCTCCAGTTCGGCGTCGCCGACTACGCGACGCGCGTCCAGATCGACCCGTACCGCATCTACAACCAGGAGATCACCATCACCGGCTCGATGGCGGTCCTCCACAGCTACGAGCGCGCGGCGGAGCTGTTCGCGAACGGTGTCCTCGACCCCGACGTCTTCATCAGCGACCGCATCGCACTGGACCGCTACCCGCAGGCCCTGGAGCAGTTCGCGGCGGGCGTGGGCCGCAAGATCGTGGTCGTGCCGTAG